One region of Microbacterium sp. M28 genomic DNA includes:
- the phoU gene encoding phosphate signaling complex protein PhoU has translation MREVFHQSLEDLQSRLVEIADLVTVSIDKATRAFATSDVGLAEEVIADDAKIDELAVALDEQAIEILARQQPVARDLRIVVTALRVSASLERMGDMSEHIAQLARLRFPERAIPKGLKGTFTKMGELDVEISRTLSELLRTQDLRFADAIRNADDDVDELHASVFEKVLSDNWKGEAHATVDATLASRYHERFADHAVAVAKKVVYLSTGDWAVQEADIALALEAQEAEQQELGHA, from the coding sequence ATGCGCGAAGTCTTCCACCAGTCCCTCGAGGACCTGCAGTCCCGCCTCGTGGAGATCGCCGATCTCGTCACGGTGTCGATCGACAAGGCGACGCGGGCATTCGCGACCAGCGACGTCGGTCTCGCCGAAGAGGTCATCGCCGATGACGCCAAGATCGACGAACTCGCCGTCGCCCTCGACGAGCAGGCCATCGAGATCCTCGCCCGTCAGCAGCCCGTCGCCCGCGACCTGCGCATCGTCGTCACGGCCCTGCGCGTGAGCGCGTCGCTGGAGCGGATGGGCGACATGAGCGAGCACATCGCTCAGCTCGCCCGTCTGCGCTTCCCCGAGCGCGCGATCCCGAAGGGGCTCAAGGGCACGTTCACGAAGATGGGCGAGCTGGACGTCGAGATCTCGCGCACGCTCAGCGAGCTCCTGCGCACGCAGGACCTGCGCTTCGCCGATGCCATCCGCAACGCGGACGACGACGTCGATGAACTGCACGCCAGCGTGTTCGAGAAGGTCCTCAGCGACAACTGGAAGGGCGAGGCGCATGCGACGGTCGACGCCACGCTCGCCAGCCGCTACCACGAGCGCTTCGCCGACCACGCCGTGGCCGTCGCCAAGAAGGTCGTCTACCTGTCCACCGGCGACTGGGCCGTCCAGGAGGCGGACATCGCGCTGGCGCTGGAGGCGCAGGAGGCCGAGCAGCAGGAGCTCGGGCACGCCTGA
- a CDS encoding sensor histidine kinase: MTTPQIALLALAIGVLIGAGICGLILLAYRARAEAEAETSATIPPGTTDVLLSMEDAACVVDASGLVLATSHAAGLFGIVSGSTLDNQELRQLVRTVRSTGASETETMRISRSGTTLDPRLVSARASAVGARLTLLVIRDVTEQERLDQMRRDFVANTSHELKTPVASVSLLAEAIESAADDPAQVRVFASRISAEATRLGQLTGRIMSLSRLQAADGLADVANVAIDEVVAASIEAHAVQADSAGVELARGGDRDVWVRGDGQILIEAVGNLIANAIVYSPRGSRVGVGVRADDGVVEIAVSDQGIGISESDRERIFERFYRADEARSRRTGGTGLGLSIVKHAIHRHGGEVRVWSRPGRGSTFTIRLPRIDAPEPDDVTSKTKKKRMKKAAKTARARTGESV, from the coding sequence ATGACCACGCCGCAGATCGCGCTGCTCGCCCTCGCCATCGGTGTGCTGATCGGTGCGGGCATCTGCGGCCTGATCCTGCTCGCGTACCGCGCACGGGCAGAGGCGGAGGCGGAGACGTCGGCGACGATTCCCCCCGGGACCACCGACGTCCTCTTGAGCATGGAGGACGCCGCCTGCGTCGTGGACGCATCAGGCCTGGTGCTCGCGACGTCGCATGCCGCGGGACTCTTCGGCATCGTCAGCGGTTCGACGCTCGACAACCAGGAGCTGCGCCAGCTGGTGCGCACGGTCCGCTCCACCGGGGCGTCCGAGACCGAGACGATGCGCATCAGCCGCAGCGGCACGACCCTGGATCCGCGCCTGGTCTCCGCCCGCGCCAGCGCCGTCGGCGCCCGACTGACTCTCCTCGTCATCCGCGACGTCACGGAGCAGGAGCGCCTCGACCAGATGCGACGGGACTTCGTGGCGAACACCAGCCATGAGCTCAAGACGCCCGTCGCCTCCGTGAGCCTGCTGGCGGAAGCCATCGAATCGGCCGCCGACGACCCGGCGCAGGTCCGCGTCTTCGCGAGCCGCATCTCGGCGGAGGCGACGCGCCTGGGACAGCTGACCGGCCGCATCATGAGCCTGTCGCGACTGCAGGCCGCCGATGGCCTGGCCGACGTCGCGAACGTCGCGATCGACGAGGTCGTCGCGGCCTCGATCGAGGCGCACGCCGTCCAGGCGGACTCCGCCGGCGTGGAGCTCGCCCGCGGCGGGGATCGCGACGTCTGGGTGCGCGGCGACGGTCAGATCCTCATCGAGGCGGTCGGCAACCTGATCGCCAATGCCATCGTCTACTCGCCGCGTGGATCGCGCGTCGGCGTCGGTGTTCGCGCGGACGACGGCGTCGTCGAGATCGCGGTGTCCGATCAGGGGATCGGCATCTCGGAATCGGACCGCGAGCGGATCTTCGAGCGCTTCTACCGCGCCGATGAAGCCCGCTCCCGGCGCACCGGCGGAACCGGCCTCGGTCTATCGATCGTCAAGCACGCGATTCATCGACACGGCGGCGAGGTGCGGGTGTGGTCGCGCCCCGGGCGAGGATCGACTTTCACCATCCGCCTTCCGCGGATCGACGCCCCCGAGCCCGACGACGTCACCAGCAAGACCAAGAAGAAGCGCATGAAGAAGGCCGCGAAGACGGCCCGCGCACGAACCGGAGAGAGCGTATGA
- a CDS encoding response regulator transcription factor encodes MTRILLVEDEPDLADPLAYLLRREGYEVEIAEDGPGALNAFRERGADIVLLDLMLPGMPGTEVCRQIRSSSAVPIIMLTAKDSEVDIVVGLELGADDYITKPYSSRELLARMRAVLRRVVQAESELDERVLDGGRVSLDIDRHTVSVAGEQINMPLKEFELLEVLMRNSGRVLTRGQLIDRVWGSDYFGDTKTLDVHIKRIRSRIEENPSEPAMLVTVRGLGYRFEG; translated from the coding sequence ATGACCCGCATCCTTCTCGTCGAGGACGAACCCGACCTCGCCGATCCGCTCGCCTACCTGCTTCGCCGGGAGGGCTATGAGGTCGAGATCGCCGAAGACGGACCCGGCGCGCTGAACGCGTTCCGCGAGCGCGGCGCGGACATCGTCCTGCTCGACCTCATGCTCCCAGGGATGCCGGGGACCGAGGTCTGCCGGCAGATCCGGTCGTCGTCCGCGGTGCCGATCATCATGCTGACGGCGAAGGATTCCGAAGTGGACATCGTCGTCGGACTCGAACTCGGCGCCGACGACTACATCACCAAGCCCTACTCGTCGCGCGAGTTGCTCGCGCGCATGCGCGCCGTGCTGCGCCGGGTCGTGCAGGCCGAGAGCGAGCTCGACGAGCGCGTCCTGGACGGCGGACGCGTGAGCCTCGACATCGATCGGCACACCGTGAGCGTCGCGGGTGAGCAGATCAACATGCCGCTGAAGGAATTCGAACTGCTCGAGGTCCTCATGCGCAACTCCGGTCGCGTGCTCACGCGCGGACAGCTGATCGATCGCGTCTGGGGCAGCGACTACTTCGGCGACACGAAGACGCTCGACGTCCACATCAAGCGCATCCGCTCGCGCATCGAGGAGAACCCGTCGGAGCCGGCGATGCTCGTGACCGTCCGTGGGCTCGGCTACCGTTTCGAGGGCTGA